Genomic DNA from Garra rufa chromosome 22, GarRuf1.0, whole genome shotgun sequence:
CGCGAAGCTGAGCTCTTATGTTCAGCCTCGCTCTGTGCGAGCTGCGCAGAGCGGCTGAAATGATAGTGTCTGACAGTTATACTTATAacatatgacaaaaataattttctaaattatgttgcACATTCCTCAAAAGTTCTTGTGACATCACTAGTTGACAACACAGTACTGTTTTCAGAAATCACAGGCTACGATATTGTGCAGGTGCACGTGATGCACCGCTGTCAGAGACGACAGACTTGTTTGTCAGACTCATTTCAGTGCAAAATAATTAGGTCAAAAACGATTTAATATACTGCAAATAGcctattagttttttgtttattttagtggtgggccgttatcggcgttaacgtgctgcgttaacgtgagacttttatcgggcgataaaaaaaatatcgccgttaatctattctcaaaattgggttgggagctgggtctaaactatgcaagctatgatgactttcaccttgatagtttaacgcggatatataccaaagactatagaatatggtcgcgcgtttatgtctcctccgccaaaacacaggcgggatcacgtcgtccttcattcataaaaaccgaatctattatagcgcgaaatgccacgtaaattcgtcgttttttggattcataaatcaaatatggtctgtcacttaattcaaatcgcgatatggactagtgtctgtgaaaactgaaatgcaaaaagaccgttttaatatgaatccggtatgttccgtttgcctagctgtatgtatgaaattcatactatgaatggtggagacgcgcttttactacacgcatactgaaacgtgacgctcccggtaatttttggcatttgcatctcacatgaacagataaactcaatctccaaaactgctgtgagtgtcatttataccgtttcatttgagaacactcgcatcatgtcatactgtatacacagaaacttcacggcaacctgtcaaaataaaagtacggtgtaacatgtttagtcattatttgggtagcacacatattctgaatgccttcagcataattcaaattagccattttaatctagattaatctagattaattccaagatttaatctagattaaaaaaattaatctatgcccacccctagtttattTATAATTGATTTAGGCAGACAACAAGGCTACCAAGTACGGAGCACAGTGCGTATCTAATTAATGTAACgtacgcttttttttttttctccacaacgTCATTTTTAGTCGAAAGTTTCAGGACTTCAGTCGACCAAGATTTTCTTTGGTTGATTACAGCCCTAGAAAATGGTAagtttttgtcatgttttgggctgtactaatcggtcagattGAGAAAAACTTTGAGTACTGTAGAATGCCAAGagttataacaaattaaaaagTAGAGTGCAACAAACTGTCTGAGGAGCAAAAGGTTGTTTttagttggccaaactgaaccagggtttccagggcaagaatcttgacaacatttgtgtttgttcttataacttccggtcaggtaggtgaaatattaggctaatattttcattaatactacttgtacatatctttaccacctattaactttagttcatcaaattattgcaccctttcctgcttacagtgtccttctctatatgatttaacagcttccacatgtcccccccccccccccatttagacaacataaattagcagaacaacatatttaaTAGTACATTAACCAAGCACTCTATGCCGTTGTTTAAATCTCTCCAATATTGCCGTGCATCAGGATatctgaccaaaccgtgacacaTAAGGCAGCCACAAATACTGGTACTGTAATTTTACtgatgttttgtaaaaaaaaaaaaaaacgttactagccatggcctaatggttacaAGAGacggacttgtaacccgaaggttgcgggtttgagtctcagatctggcagggattgtcggtgagGGGAATTAATAACccatgggttaaatgcagagcacagatTCCAAGTAtgagtcaccatacttggccacaagtcacgtcctttcctttccAAAAATGCCAGTGTAAACGCCAAGCGGACCAAATGTATCTCtttttttggtctggaccaatgGAACCGAATTACAAGTGTAGTGAATTTTAAACCCCATTCAGTATCCTTTTTTCAATGTTGCCTTTGTTTAAATACagataattttcttgttttcaggtgCTGTTAGAAGATCATGTCGAACCAGTGCAGTTTCTTCATCCTGTGTTTCCAAATTCAGCACTCCAGGCAAACAGTGCAGATCTCCTGCAGTATCTCACGCCTCCCCTCTACCTTGTGTGTCTGCCACACCACCTCGAACCCATCAGCCTGATGTATTGGCTGTTTCCACTCCTCTACGTTCTGCAGAGTCCCTGCCGCAGACACCCAGAGCTCCTCAGATCAGTCCTGACCACAACCAAACCACACAAGTTTCGCCAGACACCGAGCCCTGCTCCAACCGCCAATTAAATTTTGATTTAAGCTCCACCTGTACCCAAAACACCCAACCAGAAAACAGTCCAGTAGCCCAATCACATGACTCACCCAGCCAGTCTGAGCTCCCTGTTGATTCCTCAGAACCTCAGCATGAGGAACGCATTCCAGAGTTTATGCTCAGTCCTCCTTCCCATGAGGAACCACAAGAGAACATCTCCTGTGAAGTCTCTGAAGAAAGATTGCATGTCCAGCCTAAAGCAGATGCTGGTCTGGATAGTCTATCCCAGGACTCATCTCACACTTCTTCAGAACCAGTGGAAGCAGAAACGGTCTGTGCACCTGCTTCTCTTACCCTGGTGCCCTCCACACCAACTAAAGATCTTTCTACAGCTCTCTGTAATGAGGTCACCATTCCGGCCATTAATAGGTACACTACGCTTTGTATGTTAGTTGCAGCATGAATTGTCATGTTTAGTGGTTCATAATCTTATGTATTCTTTTCACTGTCCATACAGATCTCCAACCAGTACAGATGTTGAAATGACTGGAATTCAAGATGCTGAGGTAATTATCTAACTATATGCATAATATTTGGTACCAAATGGGTTATCAGTTGATATTAGCAGTGTACGTTATAATGTTGTGGTGCCTAAATtcaattgcatgatttaaaatgattgatttgttAGAGTTTGTTGCTCTTTAATTCAGAAACAATGTTCCTCTGCAAGACACTTGCAGGTTTAACCTTTATAGTGCATCCCGAAATCCTTTTCTTTTGTAAAGTGAATCGAGTCAACAGATCTTATTACTTTTAGTTTAtggtttaatgttttgttttttccccagGGTGCTACTGATTTGGACTTTGAGCGTTACCTGCAGCCAACAGTGAGCTACAGCATGTCTCCTGTACAGAGTCCTGCAACCGAGAGGTTCTCTCTTGGGGTGGTGGATGCTGAGATGGAGAGTCCCGTGATTCAGGCAGAAGAGCGCCCGCTTGATGTCTTGGCAACACCTACAGGTAGTTTATGTCCCTGACATCACATCACAATGCTTTTAATGTTCACATGTGGTTTTTTGGGGGCACGTGGGCACTTACATTTCTTTTTCTTGCACTCCTGTCTCAGCTCTTCCCGGAATGGTGTTCTCACCCCAGATCAATCAGGTGGAGTTAAATCTTTCCTTTATGAACTGTCATTCTCTCTTTGTCTTTCAACAGGGTTCCCCACAGTTTTCCAGTCACAAACACAGCCATTTTGATCTGATTTTTAGtagtattcattttatttattgaaatGATTTAATTAGAAATGAGATTCTAATTCCCTTAAGCTTTTTGTCCAGGCctagaaacattttatttttgattatcaGGTGTTTCCAGGTTTTCTATGACTGTGGGAGCTCTTTCAACCACAACTTAttaaatttcacaattttttttttttttttgtattttcactCTCTAAACTTATTGTTCTCCGTTTCAGATGTCGAACAATATGTTGCTGTTCACCCCAGAACAGAAGGAGAGAGTGAGACAGTCAGTGTGTGAACGTGACCTGATCTCATTCACACCACCCATGTACAAATAAAAGCACATCCACTCACTGTTTGGATGTAGATTATTTTGGATTGTAGTTGAATTAGACGCTTTGATTTATTTGGTTTGTTGTTGAATAGACTCCTTTGatactttgttactttttgtaCCTCATAATGAGCATTATTACAGCAGTATTTCTATGCAGTTTTGGCCTCAGAAAATATATCTTTTTAAGCTTTTAATATGTCAAAAAGTTGTTAAAGCCAATTAAATCATAAGAAAACACAATATACTTTGATTCTGTAAATTTACTTTTTCTTACTCCCACTGGTGACTGACTGTTTTGAAATGACAGATGTGGTGGAGGTCACAGGGGTTATGGGTGTTGAAGGTGAGTTATTAACATCGTTTGGTACATCTCGGTCTCCATCTTCCTCTTGTTTTTCCTCAGCCTCTGGCTGTTCAATATATCTGAAACAAAAcatgttaataataaaaatgggCTTCAAAAGGCCAGTCCACACTACACCAACAGACAGACCAGTGCTGATAGCTAACTGAGTATGTACGTCGCATctcaggccctgtttacactaatGTGTTTTCATGTTAAAACTGTCTTTAAATGACAACTAACCTCATTTACACTGGCGTTTTTCACTGCGTTTTAGAAATGATCTCCGGCCACACTACAATCAGGTTTACACAGTTGTCAAGCATTCGCAGTCTCtattttggtccgtttacactgaaacacaactctggagttttcaaactaaaacagggtctgcagcGTTTTCAGAAGTCTAAATTTTTGAGGGTCGAAAGCCCTGGAGTAGTGTAAAGGACAGGTGTTACCGCAGCaaaagttttcatttttaaaatgaaaacgcactagtgtaaacacagCCTCAGACATTCCATAACCAAACACATGACAATTTAGCATGGTCAATCatcaaaaacaaacacagaccaaCACCAAAAGATAGGCGACGAGTAACACGCTGATCGGATAAAACCGGCCTTAACCGGTGCATTGTGAATTGGCCTAAACAGAACTTGCAATCAGGGaaagcacaattttttttaatacctTGCTTTGTCAGCCTCCTCTTCTCTCAGCCTGAATCTTTCCTCCTGTAGCTTTACACTGTGCTCATATGCAGGGATGAAGATCTGAGTGAAGAACTGCTGTGTTTTCTGCATCCAGCCCTTCTGTTCTGTCTCTGAGGATATGAAATTACCCCACTATTAGTCATAAAACAGGGGTGGAGAAATGTACTGTTTGTGGAGGAAGCATATGAAGTACTAATGTCAATATAACTATATTACAGTAATCTGAGACGAGCTAGACATGTAGTAATGTAGTTACCTTACACATGCTAAAGGATTAATCAATACAGGCCAGTGGTTTTTAACCTTTTTCAATGCAAGGCTCCCTAGCTTTATCATTTATGGGCACTCCTAAAATTTCTgtgtaattttaaaaagtaaaaatgtttttgtctgcaCCAATAGCCTTGTGGTTAGTTTGCTGACATATAGTGCTATTGTGCTCGACCCAAGTTTGATGAATTTACATCAGTCTACTAGTAGTTCATGGTTTACTAGATAGAGTTTTTACAGAAtttctaataaatattttattttcacaaaaactaatattttatttacatgacTTTTCCAGGTCTAAAATAAAACTTTCAAAATCAgcgaacagaaaaaaaaaaaaaaaaagatgagacTTTCTCCCAGTGCTCTCAATCCTGACCATTTGCATGTCCAATAAGATAATATGTACTTCAgaatattttaactttaatctcataattgctataaattatttctcgtaattttgactttattctcgtaacatttcgactttattctcatagtatttcgactttattctcaaaatattttgactttgttcttgtaattttgactttattctcgaaatattactactttaatctcgtaatcttagatttttttaaaatatttagcgTAGAACGCTGTTGTATATATCCAAGTTTTCCACTGGAAGCATGAACCctgtttgttttgtcttattttaatcTTGAGGCTCTTTTGAAAGTTTGCTGAGGTCTCCtatttgagaaccactgatataGTGATAAGACTGACCATCAAGAATTGTATTTAAGTCAAACCTTTGAAAGCAAGCACAGGACTTTGGCTTCGCTCCATGTCCTCAGATAGGGATGACTGAAACATTTCAAAAGATGAGACAAATTAAAATCGAGTCAGTCTGGTTAGCTTTCACCCTAGCTGAGATAATGATCCAATTAATGTGAGACTGAGTCACATCTACAAATCTCAAGAGACTTTGTACTGTCAGCATGAGAGAAAATGCTAGAAAGGGATGATTTCATTCTTAGAAGTTAAAAACTATCCATTTAAATTATGTAACTAATTTAGTAAACAAGGACAGGTAAAACAGACCTGAAGTGAACTTGGCACTGTGTCATCCTGATGATTTGTTTCAGTCTGGCTCTCAAGGTCAGTTTGGATTCTTTGGCCTTTCACCTCAGCACAGCCCAACAGTGCCTCAAAGAACTCTAGAAAGCTCATCTACAACCAAAATTAATTATAAAGTCAAATCAAAATATCAACTTAATACCATCAGCTACTGACCTCCAGGTCTAGGTTGCTGTAGGTTCCATTATAAATTGCAGGACTGTCCACAGAGAGGATCTCTAACACTTTAGACACGGTTAGCTCACTGTCATACAGACAGAGGTCCTGTAAAAAGGACAATGCATAAGAATGACATGAATAATTCTTAGTAAGCTGAAACTAGATCAGAGTAAGACGCCTGTTACCTTAAGCATCCAGACAAATTGCCTTACAGTCAAGGCTGGGTCAGAATGGATTGAGTTGACTTTACACAGAGCCTGGTAAATTTCCCAGCATCTGTCTGAGTAGTTATATGCAACCGCAGCATGGACAGGATGGCAGAACAGAGGCCCTAAAaaagatatatacatatatatatatattaaatagaatTATTATCTgttgtaacaataataaatatgttaagtattaattataattatttataagaatatatatatatatatatatatatatatacatacatacatacatatatacagtcaagcccaaaattattcatacccctggcaaattctgacttagttacttttgttcaaccagcaagttttttgcaacatttctcagcttttatttacatttgaacaaaaagtgacacgtccaaaatgattcataccctttgcaaactgtcacagtctatgggaaaatccaaagttccatacaattccaaatagtccaagccagtggttcccaaccacgatcctggaggccccccaacactgcatgttttccatgtcaccataatcaaacacacctgattcagctcattagtagagacacCTAGACCTGAAATTAgggtgtcagacaaaggagagatgcaaaatgtgcagtgttggggggcctccaggaacgtggttgggaaccactggtccaagctgttctaaagcatcctaattaccctgattcattgggaaaagctgttttaatcaactcaacaggtgaaaaacagaagctctctgctgttggtttgtggacagtcatggctaagcaaaggagctcactgaggacctgcggctgcgcattgtggctgctcataaatcaggaaagggctataagaccatatctaaacgttttgaagttccagtggctacagtgcaaagtattattaaaaaatacaagacgttccgcactgtgaaaaaatcTCAGATGATGTgctcagaagccaaaagtgacacctgtgctggccaggaggatagtgaaagAGGTAAAAAAGCATCACCACCAAGgctatcctgatgaatctgggctctgctggtggcaacatctcaaggcagacagtccaacggacactacacaccactgggttccatggacacagaccaaggaggacaccatttctccagataaggcacacaaaagcccacttgccctttgcaaatgctcatctggacaaagaagacgacttctggtcttctgttttatggtcagatgaaacaaaaatttaattcttttaccacaatgatgtagccttcatttggcgtaaaaaaaggagaagccttcaaccctaaggacaccatccccactgtcaaacatggtggtggaaacctaatgttttgtgggtgtttttcagccggtggaccagggaacctaatcacagtagacagcaccatgaaaaagaagcaatacatcaaaattctcaacaacaacatcaggcagtctgcagagaaacttggccttggacaccagtggacatttcagcacgacaatgacctaaaacatacagcaaaagtggtgaagaaatggttagcagacaaaaacattaacattttgcagtggcccagccagagtcctgacttaaatccaattgagaatctgtggaaggagctaaagatcagggtgatgagagttggagctcatcgctaaagatgaatgggcaaaaataccagtggagacatgcaaaaacctggtcagcaattataggaagcatttgatttctgtaatagccaataaaggcttttctattgattattgagaagggtatgaataactttggacatgccactttttgttaaaatgtaaataaaagataagtaatattttttttcacaatgatgcctcttgtacatcgtcttattatcttctgggagacatctgtgtcatttctaataaaataaaaaaaacttgctgtttgaataaaagtaactttaagtcagaatttgccaggggtatggataatttcaggcttgatatatatatatacaaaaaattacatattacataaaaaatacattaagttTATATCATAGTACAATCTTTATCTCTTTACCTTTTTCCTTTTTTGCATTGGGAATGATGTTCTGCCTCATGAGCTTTGAAAAACATGCTGCGAGGAGGTTGTTAGAGGACCTGAAACATGGCAAAGTGATCTGTGACTTGataaagcataaaaaaaaaatattttttatcattgtaggaatATACTCACTCAATATCTTTGTGGTAAATGTGATATGCTACAATGATAATATAGCTGATACACTCCCTTGGTAGAATGGCAGTAAAAGGAGAATGGACATCATCTACATTTAATGACAAAAAGCAAAGCTTTTAATTATATGTAATAGATTTTGTGACAAAAAAAGAAGCATTCTTATGCTCAAAGGCATTACCATTGATAAGATGATCCATTTGCGCTAATGTGATTCCATGCTGGTGAACTTTACAGTCCATGAGAAAACGAGAAAACTGCAGGTGGGTCAGTGGGACTGTTTTGTCAGAAGATTGCTCATGTCCAAGGCTGCTGTAGAAGTTGTATATTTCCCTTAACAAACCAATGTGTCTCACTACTGCAAATTCCACctaaatagatgtaaataaaatactAGTTACAGACTGGTCTGGCTCTGGATTTAGTTTAGGATTTATCTCAAATTAGGCCAAAAACCTGTTTAAGTTCTTGATCTCTGTGGGCATCAGGGAATCTACTTAACAGGGTTTGGATGTTCAAAACCATGTCAGATCCAAGCGGTGAGGAGTTTGTGCTTGACTGTGAAGCTCTGTTTGATGAATCACCTAAAGTACAGAAATAAACATTGTTAGATTAATAAAAGAACATAAAAATCCTTAGGTAAAACATCCTGATAAGTTTTTGTTGTAAGAATGGTTGTTTGACTACATTATCTACTAAACAATAAATGgaccttaaagggttagttcacccaaaaatgaaaattctgttattaattactcaccctcatgtcattctaaacccataagacctttgaaatgacacggaagagaagaaagtgtttaataaagtcattatttttgttttccttgtgcatataaagtattcttgtagcttcaaaaAAAATTGGGTTGAAACCACTGAtttcacatagactattttaacaatgtccttactatctttctggaccTTGACTGTGATAGTTCCTTTGATGCCTATGCAGGGTCAcacagaaagctctctgattccttaaaaaaatatcttaattagtctTTCAAAGATGAAGGaaggacttacaggtttggaatgacatgagggtgagcaattaatcacagaattttattttttcagtgaactattcctttaattattCATTTGAGTTTAATACAATATATATCTACAGtacatacatataaaaaaaatacaaaatatttttaagatttttaaatacattttaaatggcaGACTTCAATTTAGCTATGTAGGAAATCAGTTAAGGGGGAATGTGGTTTAGCAGCCattaaccaatcagaatcaagtattccagagagctaataatatacagtgccttgcgaaagtatttatacccattaattttaaacaaaaagttttgttattttgcagccttatgttaaactttgcaaatttattagaaataaaaaactgaaatgattccattgcataagtattcatacccttttctatgacatttgaaatttagctcaggagaattcatattgcttttagatgtcactacacttcgagtgaagttaacctgtggcaaattcatttgaataagtatgatttggaaaggcacacacacacacctcaataaaaggtctaacagctaaaaatgcataGCAGAGCAAAACCAAGACCTGCtgtcaaaagaactgcctgtagagctcagagacaggattgtgtcaaggcacagatctggggaagagttcagaaaaaattctgctgcattgaaggttcacagaagcatgtagcctccattatccatgtGTGGTAAGGTGGTCGATGCAGTGGCTAAACAAGCAGTCTACTCCAAAGATGTCCATGGAAAATTCGGTTTATTTACCCAGTggcaaaaatacaaaaagaaaagtGTAACAGCTAGTGTCCATTATACATCCATATCCAagcaaaaaaaaaggaaaaatcacAATTTCACTCCAGGCATAAGAAAGTGTACTCAGTTAGCTACGAGTCTAACACAcccctctttctttctctttttcccGCCAAACATTTAGTCAGTCTTTAATAGTTTAAACTCCTCCTTCATTTTCAAAATACCCAATCATGAACTCTCAGTTGCTATTTGCCCATTACACAGTTCCAGCTTTATTCTCCTCCCCTTTCAGGAAGACACACCATTGGTTTCCAGTTTGTAGCCTCTCCTACTAGGCAGTTTTCATTACTGGACAGatgaaaaaaaacacaaacattaaTACACAAACATCATTTGAACAGCATAACGGTCACCATGGAATGTGCACCTTCCATGTGATCGTTACTTAAAGGAACCCAATTTACAATAAAGTTCGTATCAAAACCGTTTACACCACATTTCTCCCCTCCACCCCCTCTGGATGCTCTAGATCAGGCAAACGGGATAAATAATCTGCAATTAAATTTTTCTTACCTGGACAGTGCTCTATTGTAAAGGCATATGGCTGCAGAGTCAGACACCAGCGCAGTATCCTAGAATTACTGTTCTGCATTGTTTGTATCCATTTCAGGGCACGATGATCAGTTCGTAAGGTG
This window encodes:
- the rsph10b gene encoding radial spoke head 10 homolog B, whose amino-acid sequence is MAKGHKMKSSNRSTPEPTFSKVLGESSTSTLMSESVAEPDEVQDSSSSTVCSASAVSLNTNDHQPNHEHDQCRKVPILHHIIVERYEGEKSGDMFHGEGVAYFQGGHIFKGSFSHGLMHGHGEYVWSDGLKYQGDFRLNVPMGRGTYTWLDGSTYEGEVHKGVRHGVGMYKCAKTSTIYRGQWYLGKRQGQGVIYYNQAGTSWYKGEWVNNCREGWGKRCYPSGNVYEGHWKNNVRHGEGTMRWIQLDQQYSGQWVNGIQDGKGTHTWFRKRVPCSQYPRMNEYTGEFVQGMRHGQGQFFYASGAVYCGEWKHDKKHGQGKYTFENGREYEGEFIKDYMAEFPAFTPGLSGITTPFPDESDSSNRASQSSTNSSPLGSDMVLNIQTLLSRFPDAHRDQELKQVEFAVVRHIGLLREIYNFYSSLGHEQSSDKTVPLTHLQFSRFLMDCKVHQHGITLAQMDHLINDDVHSPFTAILPRECISYIIIVAYHIYHKDIESSNNLLAACFSKLMRQNIIPNAKKEKGPLFCHPVHAAVAYNYSDRCWEIYQALCKVNSIHSDPALTVRQFVWMLKDLCLYDSELTVSKVLEILSVDSPAIYNGTYSNLDLEMSFLEFFEALLGCAEVKGQRIQTDLESQTETNHQDDTSSLSEDMERSQSPVLAFKETEQKGWMQKTQQFFTQIFIPAYEHSVKLQEERFRLREEEADKARYIEQPEAEEKQEEDGDRDVPNDVNNSPSTPITPVTSTTSVISKQSVTSGSKKK